A segment of the Vanessa cardui chromosome 22, ilVanCard2.1, whole genome shotgun sequence genome:
taatatttataaatatatctaaaacagttttttttatttgttcgaaAACATACAGTATGTAACTCGTGGGAATAATCTAAGCGCATAATATACTGTGACGTCATAAAGTcaaacaacataaaataaaaacaaaaattttgtaaattcaacTTACTGATTCcgatataaaattgaatgaagTATTGGAGAACGGAATGAAACAAAGAACtccattaatattgtaattttaaactctataaattaccttttatatatgttctttatttgagaattattatcatcataCCTCATACAAAATCATTCATTAACAGAAGAAAGCtttaattcaatgaaaacaGTCTCTCAGTAAATATTCTCTGATATACTGTGCCCCATGTCCCTCTTTTAGTAAGCGTCCAAATTATTCAGAGTGGATTTAGGTCAAATttgttttagataaaaaatatatggagccgagatgaccgagtggttagaacgcgcgcatcttgaCCGTTGATTgtggattcaaatccaggcaatcaccaccaaatattcaagtgcttaatctgtatttctaattcatctcgatcgcagtcgtgaaggaaaacaacgtgaggaaacctgcatgtgtctaatttcataggaattctgtcACAAATGTATTCTTGCATTGAAAcagtatggtggaatatgttccaaagcttcttCTCAAAAGAGAGacaaggccttagcccagcagtgggtaatttacaggctgttgttgttgttgtattgaagACACAGTTAACAGTTGATAAATATGCTAATGCAGGACAAGGAAGATATGATAAACAACTTACTGCCTTGAGAAACATTGGTTTGAGGATATCCCTAGCTAAATCCAATAACTATTTCTATTTCATCGATCTGGTGACTAGCTTTTATGGCCGCTGATTATATAAAAGACCTGGATTCAGATTGCAAGTCGAGTATAGGTATACAATTTTCCTGTCAATATGTTCAGCAACAGTGACTTGAGGTAAGCAGTGTTCATTCTACCGTGCGTTGAAAAAGAAAGGAAACGCTTTACTAAGGCTGAAATATTTCTAGTTGTAACACATTTTCGTCTCATTGGTTTATGATACTGAAAATGATCAAGTGTGCGAGTTTTTAGGCACGCTTATGTAGGTTAATCTTGCAAGAAGGCAGTTTGCTCTacgagtatttttaaatatttgacagaAATTTTATTATGCAAAGTCCGATCTCATACAAAATCTTATTGCCGTGTGAGTTAGCTAAAGATTGTTTAAAACCTGTATTTTTTCATATGCTATGTTGTACTGTACTGGTATTATCTATGAAAAAAGAAGAAAGGAGGTTTATTATTCGGCAAAAGATTatgtagacgataaaaaagcgtggaatgaATACTTGttgtaactactgactttcttgccggttcttctcggtataatctactttccgaattggTGGTAGCTtgacttaaaatagttgttaaatgattaaGAAGCGCTtggaaaagcctacttgaataaagtatattttgatttttattttcggTACCAATACTTttccaaattataaaataatatgattaaaaaaaattcttgacaCATTTAGCCATTCATAGATCATTTTCCTAAGCTTTACAACAACTTTGACCAATTCATCTTGGTTTATATGTTGAGAGCACTTTTAAATTtactctaaaatatataacatttcatttatttacgtTAAAACATGCGGAGACTTAAGATACAGCTCATAATGAGATTTTTCCCTGTAGCTTGCCCTAATTCTCGTGGCTCTTTCGAgcttaataaaaaacatgataatatCCTGTTTTAAATTCGCTTACACGAGTGTTACTCGTAAagcttcttatttattttacaatttacaataccattacttattattattattattatgtgaaaAAGGATTATGTATAACATCATTCGAATGATTATTATGAAGATTTACATTGAAGGAAATTCGATCAAAAATTAAGTTCGGAAACTAATAATTCTTACATACTAGTATTTCGTGGTACAGGGAGGTTGATCTCCTTCTCTGTTgtctatcaaaatattaatacagtcCATTTCTGGGTTTCAGTTTTACTGGTGACTGCGTTGATACTATTACAGGTCGCAAGATATATCCAAGATTACAGAATATCACCATACAGTTTTGCagttttgcattttaataaaatttaactgatGATGCAAAATTGACCTTATGAGAAGTTAAATAAGTGCTTTGAGATAGtcgattatataataaaatataatcaaaatatatgtgtataaaaaaagtcgcttattattttaattatttgccggttcttctcaggtcatatattgttgtattttctCTCCCGAACCTTTTGacttatgataaaatttaaaaaatatcgcaatatatgtatgtaaatattgtctatttattatatcCTTCGCGAGTATCTTATGAAATTGATGTGACGACGATATGtgtcaaaattattacataaagatCTGTCTGGCATTCACAGACATGACATCTATCATATTGACGATCCGAAATCTAATTTTAGAGATAGTGTTTATTATGCGTAAAATGCTTCCAAATTTATACGATGAAAATACCAATAATTTTCGTTATACTTTTTGATCATATAAGCGCGGTGTGTAAGTGttctttcatatattttatttaacattattatcatGCTGATCGTATATCGCTCGCTAGCATAGTTTGTCTCAATTTGACGTAGATAATATTGTGTAGAATTGCGAGCCCAACCGCAGAAACATCCTCTATCCGGTAGTCTCATTATCCCATGGAATTTGCTGCCCTGGGCACGAAAATGtaacattgatattatattcCTTAGTCAAGGTTGCTATAATTTTGTGACTAAAGACCGAATAACGTTTATTGACCTTCATGAGACCAAGAATCTCGGCTATCGCAGCAATATGAGATCAATAAAAATTAGCATctacaagattttttatttcgtcCCGATAGTAATTTAAGTttagtctatattaatatcataaatgtggaagtaactctctctctctctctctttctgtCGGACTGTTgttttttcacgaccaaactattgaactgaatttgatgaaatttagtgtgaAGCAAGTCacttgaactccaggaaaggacacttttttgcctgataccaaaaccgcgggcgactagtagttaaaaataaataagtgaatTAATCAGCTAATATTTCagttttagatttaaattataaaaataaatctatagatAGATTTATAAGAGAATCTCAGGATTATGAATTTGAACCTGTTACACTTCCATTTAAAGATTCAGAAACTCTTCCTTATAATTTAAACTGTGATGACTTTACAAAATATGCCATCAATTGTACAGCTGAAGCGGCAATGATTTATAATTCAAGTAGAATGTCTCCACCTTACCCAGCGAAGGTCAATGATTGGTGCCGGTtagtaatgatatatttttctttgaccATTAAGATATTGTATGAGAGGAGGACGTTGCAACAAAATAGCacttggtggtggggctttgtgcaaacccgccagggtaggtaccacccactcatcagatattctaccacatgacatagcatcttagttcccaaagttggtggcacatagacgatgtaaggaatactaaatattgcttacagcgtcattgtctatgggtgatggtgaccacttaccatcaggtggcccatatgctcttccgccaacctatttcataaaaaaatatatatatttcatcatatTATTCTTTCTTTGgttgattattttcaatataattcgtcattattgtttttttcgtTTAGCACTGTTTCAAGTATACATATCAAATGATTTACTTAGCAAAcgccaaaatatttacaataatataaatcatataaaactcCTGCATTGAAATAGCTATTTCCTCAAGAACTGAAACCTAAGATGTTTCATATAAACATAAGAACTAAAATTATTACAGAGTATTCTTGGttatagggctttgtgcaagcccgcgtgggtaggtaccaaccactcatcagatattctaccgctaaacaacaatacgcagtattgttgtgttccggtttgaagggtgagtgagccagtgtaactacagccacaagggacatatcatcttagttcgcaaggttggtggcgcattgacgatgtaaggaatagttaaatatttcttacaacgtcattatctatgagtgatggtgaccacttaccatcaggtgcccaatgctcgtctgccaagctattccataaaaaaagtaggTTTTAGCTCAAGTAAATCATTGAATCTTTGTTATGTTATGTGTACTACACCAAACGTCTCAAATATATACGAAATAGAGGcttgtaataatattgttttatgtgaaatacttatatttatttccccAGGGCTATAAGACACCTTACAAATTGCGCTATCAATTGGAACACGGATTGTAAAGATACCACTGACAGTCGGTTTAACGAAGAAAGTATCAAAGGTCACATTCACGTCGTCAACAATATTTGTGATGACGAATGGTTTCTCTTAAGTAGGTTTCATTTAATTACTGGCATTATACTTTGATaaggttaaattaaaaaaaatagcttccaaattcaaaataggTCGAAATTTCTTGTTCTTAATTCTCTTGTTTATTAGTCATCTTTAGACTGTTGAACCGGCACCTACTAAAAGCTTATAACCATTAGGACCTTTTTTTAGATTTAGTTATCCATttaggtttcttttttttagattaagacttgtttttttttaatttttgaaattccttaaaatatttgatatgagtattttaaaagtaaactgCACCCTTATTCAGGCATATCAAACAATTTTACGCTTAAAAATACTTTTCGGCAATTCAGCATTTCTTTTCGGTTTCCCTTAATTATTTGATTGACAGGCTTTGGTTCCGTCACGATCCACTAGTCAGCAGTTGtaattttacgaaaaaaaatatgtcaaattaaaagCCAGCTAAAAGGAATTTTCGTTGCTAATTGCCAATTTACCTGATTGTACTTGTTttcttaaaatgaaatgtttaaagtaataaaatagtgCTTGATTCAGAAATGCTGGctatttagttataaaatatcgaaatttttggttaaatttatgtaacttaaattttacattttaagaatatttgtaACACGGACTATCGTTGACTAGGTTATTCTAAAAATCCATTTTTGAAAGCTATATATGTAGTTTCTGTGCCAATTATAGAAATAAGAATATGAAGACATTATCGTCGATGCTCTCACATTTTAGACTGATGAATTTACTGGTCGTGGGATATATGTAGTTGTGCACTGTATTTTCTGTCATCAATGAATACTAGATGgatttatttttcaacataTGTTTAGCAGTCAAAAGTGGTACATGATGAATTTATTGTTTCCTTAAGTTCATgaccttaaattaaatttaacataataattgattttgatttagacATGTATAACACTAAtaacttgtaaatataaatCGTTATGAGTTCAAAAATTGTATGGCATGCAACGCATTTTTCCATTTACTGTGGTACGAGTTAAATGACGTTTCTGGTTTTAACTACATAAagttatattactatatatggtAACCCGTGGAATATTTGTGATtccgtttttaatttatactatacaaataaacaaagaaatatttcagGATACGACGAGATTGCGCTGTGCGTTGAAAGTTCAACAGATTCATGGGAAACCTGTTACATTAACTTCAAGGATTCGGTTGAGGAGTACAAGAATACTAGCCTAGAATGGACTCATTATGAAGTACATTTTAAGCTGTGCTGGTAAGATTTTATCACAAATCCCTTTATGTTCTTTATGATCGGCTACTGtactcgtttattttttttgcagTACAGTTCAGCAGTATAGTTTCAGCAGTATAGCACACCTCGGGAATACtacgcctcctggctatttctattcatattcaatatatgtatatatttaattaattagataaaaaaacTGAATTGCTTTCGTTGGTTCGTCTGTGATTagggtgtttctttttccgaatcggtggtagtgtttaatttgaccatcaataagtaagtgtattgCTAATATGAAATAAGGAAGTTTGCGTTGAGTTTGAGTTATATGAGTCGCATTAGTAGCCTATCATGTGAAGGAAATAATTCTTTGAACTATATCCATTTCACTGTGAATTCTAAAATTCTTGCATTAAGCCTAGGTCAAGCAAAAGCTGTTTGTTTTGCTGTTTCACTAAGTTTTCGATAATAGGAAACTTGTCAGAAATTTATCTCCCGAACCTCGAACAGCTAATAAGGCCCTTGTTCTACATCTGAACACACTTTGGTCATGTAGTATTTACAGTTAAAAGGATTAGGGATAATGATCCTATTATTTGATATCATGTAAATTTTCTTCCCATTTTTTTGTAAACGGCTTTGAAAATACAAGTTTGtttcttgcctggatttgataTATGGTGTGAGTAAAGTCACCTTAGTATTGACATTGAAAGGATTGATTAgtgtttcttacagcaccattgtctatgggccgtggtaaccacttaccatcaggtggcccatatgctagtcggCCAATCAAcagcataaaaaaaacatccataGTGCCTAACATTTACCCATATAATTCAAGTTACCATTACGTCACCACTTcctgattaaataaaaaatatttattaatatattattatttccatcTCCTTTATTCAAGTACATGGACGCtaacttttaataaatgacATATAATCTCTTTTATCAACTGCGAATTCGCTGAAGTGTCAAAATTCTCGATACCCAAGCTAACAGTATTGACAAACTACAAAATTCTCTGTAGTAAAAACCAATAGCGGTATTGAATAAAACATGAGGCCTTTGGGTTGATGTTAAATTACAGTAGAGCTTGTTGAATTTCAAAACAGtggaattttaaatttgtaggtgcatgttatatatttattatcatattaattttacttggtggtagggctttgtgcaagcccgtctgggtaggtaccacccactcatcagttattctaccgccaaataacagtactcagtattgttgtgttccggttttaagggtgagtgagccagtgtaactacaggcataagggacataacatcttagttcccaaggttggtggcacattgacgatgtaaggatagttaatatttcttacagcatcattgtctatagttgatggtgaccacttaccatcagttggaccatatgctcgtccaccaacctataccataaaaaaaaattaaacctcaATATAACATATCATATAAGTGAAATACCTTTCATGAAGAAATCTCCTAAGCTATTAATTCAATTGATtgaaatttatcatttaatttcgaGACGCAGTCGTTCACTAAGGATGAATTTCGGAAATTTCATCTTTAGGAGAGAGCCGAGAATTTCACACACACtaaggttttaaaaaaatacccaaACATTCACCtggtaaataattttcatttttcaaatttaaagttaaaaaaaattaactgaaGATCAAATTCCGAATTAAATATTTGGCCAAGTTCTAAAAGACCCAAATAATTTAACTGGGCCATATCTCCTATGCATCCCATGCTGATAGTCTAAAACTAAACTTGTAAcatgtgtaataaaaaaaatgtggtgTGCCAATGTATTGGGTGTTGGTATATTTCCCCGCATGCATCACCTATGAAAATGATTCGATGCTAATGATCATTGtgattgcattattttttttgaaatttattcaaatgtgGGATATTTGgtcagaaataaattaaaaccaatATCTTCGAATGACGGCATTGCGCATATAAGAAAGAATTTccagaaaatattttcaaatagtatCCAAGGTTACAAATAATCACCAGAACTCAATAAAAACTGAACAGTTTAAGTCAAGACCGACTATTCGCCACTGACTGAACAACGTCTTCTGAAAACTCTTGTTGGTGCTTCCGATGATAAAATATAGAGGACCCTTGCAATACTATATTCATGATatcaaacatatattataatttgctcTTGTTAATTCTAGCGCAAGATCTAGATTCCGACGCTGCACTCTCGAATCGCTTTTCGTTAAGCCAACTCAGTGTACGCAAGAACAAGCGGCCACGCTCCAGAAGTTCTCAGTCATTGTTTCTGAGGGAGGAGTTTATCAGGTATTATTTATACCAAACTATGTTTCTGTCATTGTGACCGGGCTTCTAACTTTCACGATTCTCCTTGTACTTCAACATAGTCCTTATACATTTTCCTAATATGATATACATAAGATATACTTGTGccgtttattatatgtttatgtatatggTCTACTGTAAgggctgagatggctcagtggttaggaAGTgtgtagtgtttaatttgtgcttataagtCATCTCCGTATTAGACGGCTAAAACACAACAGAGATTTACTCTGAATAAAATTGACCTCAAAAacgtttacatttataaaaatgttaactgCCACCAATTAAAACTCCGTCTACACAGAGATGAGAAGCTGTGCTTGTTAAAAAAAGATTATCCAATAAGAAGATCGTGCCCTAACTCTAAAATAATTTTGGATAAAAAGAGAATCGTCAGAATACGAGTGTGTATTTTTACAGaagtatttttactatattcgaaattttaaattgtttttattttaaattagaatttatagAATACTAAAGAAAAGATACAAAGTTTTTGCCTACTGTGCGATAATTCATGTAGCTATTTCGATTTAATAGTGAATTtcctttgataaattatttatattattaaacggaaacaacaacaaacaacaatagcctgtcaatcttccactgctgggctaaggcagtacttctcccttcgaggagaaggtttggagaaattagacacacgcaggtttcttcagtattttttccttcaccgcagagcgtttttttttaaattttaaaaacaaatatagtcATTTCGGCTCAATTAAACTGAAAGCTACAGTTGAAAAAATCTACAACTATTAAAACCTttgtaaaaatcatttttattaattgcaaaGGTGGGGACATAATGggaaattgtatatatt
Coding sequences within it:
- the LOC124539194 gene encoding uncharacterized protein LOC124539194, whose amino-acid sequence is MKIPIIFVILFDHISAVFLDLNYKNKSIDRFIRESQDYEFEPVTLPFKDSETLPYNLNCDDFTKYAINCTAEAAMIYNSSRMSPPYPAKVNDWCRAIRHLTNCAINWNTDCKDTTDSRFNEESIKGHIHVVNNICDDEWFLLRYDEIALCVESSTDSWETCYINFKDSVEEYKNTSLEWTHYEVHFKLCCARSRFRRCTLESLFVKPTQCTQEQAATLQKFSVIVSEGGVYQDCDRNMMYANCPGGDPRPTSAMLKRLMSAEAHSRGYKLRQRLGTIKFLFRG